Proteins encoded in a region of the Streptomyces akebiae genome:
- a CDS encoding SpoIIE family protein phosphatase produces the protein MVRSDGEPIPTGRATDGTGPTLFRERFLQGEPLESGVRASILDSWRRCRSLGLSPDRSDPPFRDDFDPDDRVARAAAPVLDRLESRFAGSAMNISVADANGTVLLRRFGEASLARALPDIQTVPGFVFAERFAGTNGIGLALAERRLIRVYGAEHFAERSQGSACRALPVRDPLSGRIEGVLCFGYPRGFENPALSTVIRKAAAAIERRLLGQSSARERSLLRAYLDAGDEAGAGPLRTIGVDELALGLRPVDRATLLEKAAELISRAQRAAVEVYLTDGRHVTLVSRPMTSASGVEGVAVEAVLHDSSRPEALTVPRRGEPVLSLTAGSASPVAPFAPLDPSTIHRVRNAPLAEASGPLSAVPAPGHPREATPPGRTGTGVDGVTAGSRATAAPAETAGADGSPSADSPSPAPVVPPAADGLPGGRSGSPAPERGLLMVGEPHVGGYALAARRRLELLSEASARIGTTLDVRRTAQELAETAVPRLADFVTIDLAEPVLRGEEATDPRSDLRRTVVHGIRDDLPFSPVGKQVDYGPTVPQLRCLTSREAVLEPDLKTAAGWLAQDPEHTERLLGHVHSLIAVPLVARGVVLGVAAFYRAQDPTPFGDDDRSLAQELATRAALSIDNARRYTRERTMVLALQRSLLPQGLPDRDSVEVAHRYLPAESDVGGDWYDVIPLSGTRIGLFVGDVVGHGLLSAATMGRVRTAARSFAELDFPPDEVLTHLDNLVGRLDREDPVSGGGGIIGATCLYAVYDPTSQQCTLARAGHPPPALVQPDGTVSFPELPAGPPLGLGGLPFEAVDVHLPEGSTLVLYTDGLIEDRERDVDVVLDQLRAALAHPEHTPEETCRLVLESVASPHPGDDIALLVARTHAFDPRSVATWELPADPARVSEVRAGALRQLADWGLDEAAFAAELVLSELITNAIRHGAGPIRVRLLRDRSLICEVADTSSTAPHLRRAATTDEGGRGLFLVAQLSQSWGTRYTAEGKVIWAECGLDEG, from the coding sequence GTGGTGCGGTCCGACGGCGAGCCGATACCCACGGGGCGTGCGACAGACGGCACGGGCCCCACCCTTTTCCGTGAGCGGTTCCTGCAGGGCGAGCCGCTGGAGTCGGGCGTGCGCGCCTCGATCCTCGACTCCTGGCGACGTTGCCGCTCCCTGGGGCTCTCGCCGGACCGCTCCGACCCTCCCTTCCGGGACGACTTCGACCCCGACGACCGGGTCGCCCGTGCCGCCGCGCCGGTGCTGGACCGGCTGGAGTCCAGGTTCGCCGGCAGCGCCATGAACATCTCCGTCGCCGACGCGAACGGCACGGTACTGCTGCGCCGCTTCGGCGAGGCGTCCCTGGCCAGAGCGCTCCCCGACATCCAGACCGTGCCGGGATTCGTGTTCGCCGAGCGGTTCGCCGGCACCAACGGCATCGGTCTGGCCCTGGCGGAACGGCGGCTCATCCGGGTCTACGGTGCCGAGCACTTCGCCGAGCGCTCCCAGGGCAGCGCCTGCCGCGCGCTCCCCGTCCGCGACCCGCTCAGCGGCCGGATCGAGGGCGTCCTGTGCTTCGGATATCCGCGCGGCTTCGAGAACCCGGCACTCTCCACCGTGATCCGCAAGGCCGCCGCGGCCATCGAGCGGCGGCTCCTCGGGCAGAGCTCCGCACGCGAGCGCTCCCTGCTGCGGGCGTATCTGGACGCGGGGGACGAGGCCGGCGCGGGCCCGCTCCGCACCATCGGCGTCGACGAACTGGCCCTCGGGCTGCGCCCCGTCGACCGGGCGACCCTCCTGGAGAAGGCCGCCGAGCTGATCTCGCGCGCGCAGCGGGCAGCTGTCGAGGTGTACCTCACGGACGGCCGCCACGTCACGCTCGTGAGCCGCCCGATGACCAGTGCCTCCGGGGTGGAGGGCGTCGCCGTCGAGGCCGTCCTGCACGACTCCTCCCGGCCCGAGGCCTTGACCGTCCCGCGCCGGGGCGAGCCGGTGCTGAGCCTCACCGCCGGGTCCGCGAGCCCCGTCGCTCCCTTCGCGCCCCTCGACCCCTCGACGATCCACCGCGTCCGGAACGCCCCCCTCGCCGAGGCCTCCGGCCCGCTCTCCGCCGTGCCGGCCCCCGGCCACCCGCGCGAAGCCACACCCCCCGGCAGGACCGGGACGGGCGTCGACGGCGTCACCGCCGGGAGCCGCGCCACCGCCGCCCCGGCGGAAACCGCCGGCGCCGACGGCTCGCCCAGCGCCGACAGTCCTTCGCCCGCCCCCGTCGTTCCGCCTGCGGCCGACGGCCTCCCGGGCGGCCGTTCCGGCTCCCCGGCGCCGGAGAGGGGTCTTCTGATGGTGGGGGAGCCCCACGTCGGCGGTTACGCCCTGGCCGCGCGCCGCCGGCTGGAGCTGCTGTCCGAGGCCAGCGCCCGGATCGGCACCACCCTGGACGTGCGCCGCACCGCCCAGGAGCTCGCCGAGACGGCGGTCCCGCGCCTCGCCGACTTCGTCACCATCGATCTGGCCGAGCCCGTGCTGCGGGGCGAGGAGGCCACGGACCCCCGGAGCGACCTGCGGCGCACGGTGGTCCACGGCATCCGCGACGACCTCCCCTTCAGCCCGGTCGGCAAGCAGGTCGACTACGGCCCGACCGTCCCGCAGCTGCGCTGTCTGACCAGCCGCGAGGCCGTGCTGGAACCGGACCTGAAGACGGCCGCGGGCTGGCTCGCGCAGGACCCCGAGCACACCGAGCGGCTGCTGGGCCACGTCCACTCCCTCATCGCGGTGCCCCTGGTCGCCCGAGGGGTCGTCCTGGGCGTCGCCGCCTTCTACCGTGCCCAGGACCCCACCCCCTTCGGGGACGACGACCGCTCACTGGCGCAGGAACTCGCCACCCGCGCCGCCCTGTCCATCGACAACGCCCGGCGCTACACCCGCGAACGCACCATGGTCCTCGCCCTGCAGCGCAGCCTGCTCCCGCAAGGACTCCCCGACCGGGACTCCGTGGAGGTCGCCCACCGGTATCTGCCCGCCGAATCCGACGTCGGCGGCGACTGGTACGACGTCATCCCGCTCTCCGGGACCAGGATCGGCCTCTTCGTCGGCGACGTCGTCGGCCACGGCCTGCTGTCCGCCGCCACCATGGGCCGCGTCCGTACGGCCGCCCGCAGCTTCGCCGAACTCGACTTCCCGCCCGACGAAGTCCTCACCCACCTCGACAACCTCGTGGGACGGCTGGATCGCGAGGACCCCGTCTCCGGCGGCGGTGGCATCATCGGCGCGACCTGTCTGTACGCCGTCTACGACCCGACCTCGCAGCAGTGCACCCTGGCCCGCGCCGGCCACCCGCCGCCCGCTCTGGTCCAGCCCGACGGCACCGTGTCCTTCCCCGAACTGCCCGCGGGGCCCCCGCTCGGCCTCGGCGGCCTGCCCTTCGAAGCAGTCGACGTCCATCTGCCCGAGGGCAGCACCCTGGTCCTCTACACCGACGGCCTCATCGAGGACCGCGAACGCGACGTCGACGTGGTGCTCGACCAGTTGCGCGCGGCCCTGGCCCACCCCGAGCACACCCCGGAGGAGACCTGCCGGCTGGTCCTGGAGAGCGTCGCGTCCCCCCACCCCGGTGACGACATCGCCCTGCTCGTCGCCCGCACCCACGCCTTCGACCCGCGCAGCGTCGCCACCTGGGAGCTGCCCGCCGACCCGGCCCGCGTCAGCGAGGTCCGCGCCGGAGCCCTCCGGCAACTGGCCGACTGGGGGCTCGACGAGGCCGCGTTCGCCGCCGAACTGGTGCTCAGCGAGCTGATCACCAACGCGATCCGCCACGGCGCCGGGCCCATCCGGGTACGGCTGCTCCGTGACCGCTCCCTGATCTGCGAGGTCGCCGACACCAGCAGCACCGCACCGCACCTGCGCCGGGCGGCCACCACCGACGAGGGCGGGCGCGGCCTGTTCCTCGTCGCCCAGCTCTCGCAGAGCTGGGGCACGCGCTACACCGCAGAGGGCAAGGTCATCTGGGCCGAGTGCGGGCTCGACGAGGGCTGA
- a CDS encoding sugar ABC transporter ATP-binding protein, translating to MHDAHDTSAQPAPPSGAEPLVRVRGLTKRFGGTLALAGVDLDVHAGGVLALLGPNGAGKSTLIKILAGVHHADSGRITVDGHPLGSHAASHRMSFIHQDLGLVEWMTVAENIALSTGYARRAGLISWRRTRDRCTEALALVGGHLDPDAPVARLAPAERSLVAIARALATRAGLIVLDEPTARLPAADCARLFHVLRTLRDRGHGILYVSHRLDEVYEVADTFAVLRDGRLVSQGSTAGHSPLRLVRDITGEEPAGPRPAPAPPTAPAPPVASAPPAAPAPGPAPAPFAAPAVLALDGVRTSGTGPVDLELRAGEALGLVGLSGAGHMDLGRALAGARPLLGGRVLLDGRPYRPRSVTDAVARRVALVPGDRQREGCLPELTVRENLLANPRAGDGPPPRWIAPRRERAVAAALTERFSVRPRDGEATIATLSGGNQQKVLIGRWLRTGLRLLILEEPTASVDVGAKAAIHRLLDEARSAGLAVLLISTDFEEVAGVCGRALVFVRGAVTAELSGPALTVAGLTRAASAMPPSGTATHP from the coding sequence GTGCACGACGCTCACGACACCTCTGCGCAGCCGGCCCCGCCCAGCGGGGCGGAGCCGCTGGTGCGTGTCCGCGGCCTCACGAAACGTTTCGGCGGAACCCTCGCACTCGCCGGGGTCGACCTCGACGTCCACGCGGGCGGCGTGCTCGCGCTCCTCGGTCCCAACGGAGCCGGAAAGTCGACACTCATCAAGATCCTCGCCGGTGTCCACCACGCCGACTCGGGCCGGATCACCGTGGACGGGCACCCGCTGGGCAGCCACGCCGCCTCCCACCGCATGTCCTTCATCCACCAGGACCTCGGACTCGTGGAGTGGATGACGGTCGCGGAGAACATCGCCCTGAGCACCGGGTACGCGCGCCGTGCCGGACTGATCTCCTGGCGGCGGACCCGGGACCGCTGCACCGAGGCCCTGGCGCTCGTCGGCGGCCACCTGGATCCCGACGCTCCGGTCGCCCGCCTCGCCCCCGCCGAACGGTCGCTGGTCGCCATCGCCCGAGCACTGGCCACCCGAGCGGGGCTCATCGTGCTCGACGAGCCGACCGCCCGCCTCCCCGCCGCGGACTGCGCCCGCCTCTTCCACGTCCTGCGCACCCTGCGCGACCGGGGCCACGGCATCCTCTACGTCAGCCACCGCCTCGACGAGGTGTACGAGGTCGCCGACACCTTCGCCGTCCTGCGCGACGGCCGTCTCGTCAGCCAGGGCTCGACAGCGGGCCACAGCCCCCTGCGCCTGGTGCGCGACATCACCGGTGAAGAACCGGCGGGCCCGCGGCCCGCCCCCGCACCCCCCACCGCCCCCGCACCGCCCGTGGCTTCCGCACCGCCCGCCGCCCCGGCACCCGGTCCCGCCCCGGCACCGTTCGCCGCCCCGGCGGTGCTCGCCCTCGACGGCGTACGGACATCCGGTACCGGACCGGTCGACCTGGAGCTGCGTGCCGGCGAGGCCCTCGGTCTGGTCGGGCTCTCGGGCGCCGGACACATGGACCTCGGCCGCGCCCTCGCGGGGGCCCGCCCCCTCCTCGGCGGACGGGTCCTGCTCGACGGACGCCCCTACCGACCCCGCAGCGTCACCGACGCCGTCGCCCGCCGTGTCGCCCTCGTCCCCGGCGACCGGCAGCGGGAAGGCTGCCTCCCCGAACTGACCGTACGGGAGAACCTCCTGGCCAACCCCCGTGCGGGCGACGGGCCCCCACCACGCTGGATCGCCCCCCGCCGGGAACGTGCCGTGGCCGCCGCCCTGACCGAACGGTTCTCGGTGCGGCCCCGTGACGGCGAGGCGACCATCGCCACCCTGTCCGGCGGAAACCAGCAGAAGGTCCTGATCGGCCGCTGGCTCCGGACCGGACTGCGTCTGCTGATCCTGGAGGAACCGACGGCGAGCGTCGACGTCGGTGCCAAGGCCGCGATCCACCGCCTCCTGGACGAGGCACGGTCCGCGGGCCTCGCGGTCCTCCTCATCTCCACCGACTTCGAGGAGGTGGCGGGCGTGTGCGGGCGCGCCCTGGTCTTCGTCCGGGGAGCGGTGACGGCCGAGCTGAGCGGCCCGGCGCTCACGGTCGCGGGCCTGACCCGGGCGGCCTCGGCCATGCCCCCCTCCGGCACCGCGACGCACCCGTGA
- a CDS encoding ABC transporter permease, with protein sequence MLVLVFSLTLPRTFPTLDTLDAILSTQSIPAVLALAAMVPIVTGAFDLSIGYGLGLAHVLVLHLIVEAGWPWPLACLAVIVGGAVVGVANGVIVEFGRIDSFIATLGTGSMMYAVTGWITDGGRIVPGPQGLPPAFTDLYTSTFLGLPVPAFYVLALTVALWLVLERLPIGRYLYVVGSNPRAADLVGIPVRTYTVCAFATSGLIVGFAGVLLAAQQQIGNPSVGLDYLLPAFVGALLGSTAIRPGRPNALGTLVAVAVLAVGLTGIGQMGADFWTVPLFHGGTLLLAVGLAGYAARRRMRTGVFASRAAPAATPDAPPAPPPDGDPKDRGP encoded by the coding sequence CTGCTCGTCCTGGTCTTCTCCCTGACCCTGCCGCGCACCTTCCCCACCCTGGACACCCTCGACGCGATCCTCTCCACCCAGTCGATCCCCGCCGTCCTCGCGCTCGCCGCCATGGTCCCGATCGTGACCGGCGCGTTCGACCTCTCCATCGGCTACGGCCTCGGACTGGCGCACGTGTTGGTGCTGCACCTCATCGTCGAGGCCGGCTGGCCGTGGCCGCTCGCCTGCCTCGCCGTGATCGTCGGAGGGGCGGTCGTGGGCGTCGCCAACGGCGTCATCGTGGAGTTCGGCCGGATCGACTCCTTCATCGCCACCCTCGGCACCGGCAGCATGATGTACGCCGTCACCGGCTGGATCACCGACGGCGGCCGGATCGTCCCGGGCCCCCAGGGCCTGCCGCCCGCCTTCACCGACCTCTACACCTCCACCTTCCTCGGTCTTCCGGTCCCCGCCTTCTACGTGCTGGCCCTCACGGTCGCCCTCTGGCTGGTGCTGGAGCGGCTGCCCATCGGGCGGTACCTGTACGTCGTCGGGTCGAACCCCCGCGCCGCCGACCTCGTCGGCATCCCCGTGCGTACCTACACCGTCTGTGCCTTCGCCACGTCCGGCCTGATCGTCGGCTTCGCGGGGGTACTGCTCGCGGCCCAGCAGCAGATCGGCAATCCGAGCGTCGGCCTCGACTACCTGTTGCCCGCCTTCGTCGGAGCCCTCCTCGGCTCCACCGCCATCCGACCGGGCCGCCCCAACGCCCTGGGCACCCTCGTCGCCGTCGCCGTCCTCGCCGTCGGCCTCACCGGCATCGGCCAGATGGGGGCCGACTTCTGGACGGTGCCCCTGTTCCACGGCGGCACCCTCCTCCTCGCCGTCGGCCTGGCCGGGTACGCCGCCCGCCGCCGGATGCGCACCGGCGTCTTCGCGAGCCGCGCCGCGCCCGCCGCGACACCGGACGCGCCGCCCGCACCGCCTCCGGACGGCGATCCGAAGGACCGAGGACCGTGA
- a CDS encoding substrate-binding domain-containing protein, protein MHHHRKARSGGVRVRYAATALLTAAATVVLAGCERGSSSDPESSATGTSGCPAAQARAEAAVSRAERDDVAWNGPTTGPRAVTGRSLVYVAQTMTNPGVAGAAEGVREAARVIGWNLRVIDGGGTPAGIQAAMSEAVTLRPSGIVIGGFDPNSTAQQIAQAEQAGIPLIGWHAVAAPGPSRRPALFTNITTQVEDVARISARWVISTSNGDAGAVILTDASIPFAKNKSELIRDELATCAGVDLLAYVNIPISDASSRTPREVSSLLSRFQDRWTHSIAINDLYFADAAPAFRAAGKDGSGPPFNIGAGDGDPSAFQRVDSDQYQAATVPEPLTLQGWQIVDEFNRAFSGSPASGYVAPVHIATADNSDGATSWNPSGYREGYRKIWGR, encoded by the coding sequence GTGCACCACCACCGCAAGGCCCGCTCCGGCGGGGTACGGGTCCGCTACGCGGCGACCGCCCTGCTGACCGCGGCGGCCACCGTCGTACTCGCCGGCTGCGAACGCGGATCGTCCAGTGACCCGGAGTCCTCGGCCACGGGCACGAGCGGCTGCCCCGCGGCGCAGGCCAGGGCCGAGGCCGCCGTCAGCAGGGCGGAGCGCGACGACGTCGCCTGGAACGGCCCGACCACCGGGCCCAGAGCCGTGACCGGCAGATCCCTCGTCTACGTCGCCCAGACCATGACCAACCCCGGAGTGGCGGGCGCCGCCGAGGGAGTACGGGAAGCCGCGCGGGTCATCGGCTGGAACCTGCGGGTGATCGACGGCGGGGGCACGCCCGCCGGCATCCAGGCCGCGATGAGCGAGGCCGTGACGCTCCGCCCCTCGGGCATCGTCATCGGCGGCTTCGACCCCAACTCGACCGCGCAGCAGATCGCACAGGCCGAGCAGGCCGGCATCCCGCTCATCGGTTGGCACGCGGTCGCCGCTCCCGGCCCCAGTCGGCGCCCCGCTCTCTTCACCAACATCACCACCCAGGTCGAGGACGTGGCGAGGATCAGCGCCCGATGGGTCATCTCCACCTCGAACGGCGACGCCGGGGCCGTGATCCTCACCGACGCCTCGATCCCCTTCGCCAAGAACAAGTCCGAGCTGATCAGGGACGAACTCGCCACCTGCGCGGGCGTGGATCTCCTGGCGTACGTGAACATCCCGATCTCCGACGCGAGCAGCCGTACGCCCCGCGAGGTCTCCTCGCTGCTCTCCCGCTTCCAGGACCGGTGGACCCACTCGATCGCCATCAACGACCTGTACTTCGCCGACGCCGCCCCCGCCTTCCGCGCCGCCGGCAAGGACGGCTCGGGCCCGCCGTTCAACATCGGGGCCGGGGACGGCGACCCCTCCGCCTTCCAGCGCGTCGACAGCGACCAGTACCAGGCGGCCACCGTGCCCGAGCCGCTCACCCTCCAGGGCTGGCAGATCGTCGACGAGTTCAACCGCGCCTTCTCCGGCAGCCCCGCCAGCGGCTATGTGGCGCCCGTCCACATCGCCACGGCCGACAACAGTGACGGCGCCACGAGCTGGAACCCGTCGGGCTACCGGGAGGGGTACCGGAAGATCTGGGGCAGGTGA
- a CDS encoding PP2C family protein-serine/threonine phosphatase, whose amino-acid sequence MREPHIDYAEVFRALPGMVALLTPDLVYADANDDFLRLAGRSREQLLGRYIFDVFPENPNEPAAAGMRETEASMLRTVATGERDTMALLRYDIEDPQRPGLWQEHYWSPVNAPVLGPDGKVDLIVHRVEEVTELIRARGDADGEARGGAGEDSRARVLEAELYTRARELQEVNERLRTAHAHEREVALALQAAMLPSPGPTGSHDAAVRYRPAIGALNVCGDWYDLVGLDGEGLAVAVGDVVGHGLAAACAMGQLRSALSGATRVADGPAEALEALDRYARSVDGAESTTVVTTFIDWDARTITYSSAGHPPPALAHPDGTVTFLDGATDPPLAARPVQVPRPQARTPFVEGSLLVLYTDGLIERRTESIDTGLERLAESLAHHRDLDPETLADALLADLLPPAGNTDDTALIVLRL is encoded by the coding sequence ATGAGGGAACCGCATATCGACTATGCGGAGGTCTTCCGGGCCCTGCCCGGCATGGTGGCGCTGCTCACGCCCGATCTCGTGTACGCCGACGCCAACGACGACTTCCTGCGGCTGGCCGGACGCAGCCGCGAACAGTTGCTCGGGCGCTACATCTTCGACGTCTTCCCCGAGAACCCGAACGAACCGGCCGCGGCCGGTATGCGGGAGACGGAGGCGTCGATGCTGCGCACGGTGGCCACCGGGGAGCGCGACACGATGGCGCTGCTCCGCTACGACATCGAGGACCCGCAGCGGCCCGGCCTCTGGCAGGAGCACTACTGGAGCCCGGTCAACGCCCCCGTCCTGGGCCCCGACGGCAAGGTCGACCTGATCGTGCACCGGGTGGAAGAGGTCACCGAACTCATCCGCGCCCGGGGAGATGCCGACGGGGAGGCTCGGGGCGGTGCGGGCGAGGACAGCCGGGCCCGGGTGCTGGAGGCCGAGCTGTACACCCGCGCCCGGGAACTGCAGGAGGTCAACGAACGCCTGCGCACGGCGCACGCCCATGAGCGCGAGGTGGCCCTGGCGCTGCAGGCGGCGATGCTGCCCTCCCCCGGCCCCACCGGGTCGCACGACGCGGCCGTGCGCTACCGGCCGGCCATCGGCGCGCTGAACGTGTGCGGCGACTGGTACGACCTGGTCGGGCTGGACGGCGAGGGCCTCGCGGTGGCCGTCGGCGACGTCGTCGGCCACGGTCTGGCGGCCGCCTGTGCCATGGGGCAGTTGCGCAGCGCCCTGAGCGGGGCCACGCGCGTCGCCGACGGTCCGGCCGAGGCCCTGGAGGCCCTCGACCGCTACGCCCGCTCCGTCGACGGCGCCGAGTCGACCACCGTCGTCACGACCTTCATCGACTGGGACGCCCGCACCATCACCTACAGCAGCGCGGGCCACCCGCCGCCCGCGCTGGCGCACCCCGACGGCACCGTCACCTTCCTCGACGGCGCCACCGACCCGCCGCTCGCCGCCCGACCCGTCCAGGTCCCGCGGCCGCAGGCCCGCACGCCCTTCGTCGAGGGCTCCCTCCTGGTCCTGTACACGGACGGGTTGATCGAGCGCCGTACCGAGAGCATCGACACCGGCCTGGAACGCCTCGCCGAGTCCCTGGCCCATCACCGCGACCTCGACCCCGAGACCCTGGCCGACGCCCTGCTGGCCGATCTGCTGCCGCCCGCCGGCAACACCGACGACACCGCGCTGATCGTCCTGCGGCTGTGA
- a CDS encoding FAD-binding protein, with amino-acid sequence MTERQSGPVGRRQFLARFGAGTLALVAGFDLLTRQWVTEAAAADSTSFATAPSLDGTLVFDAESLAANAHDQGNIVFRTPCAVLRPGSVQDIGKMVGFCAEHGIEVAPAGAHHAMFGQPLVSGGLVVEMRSLDTIHSIGTAGADVDAGVLWKDLIEAAYEEGLTPASITSYTRTTVGGTLSMGGIGMMSSYRVGAQVDHARRLQVVTGEGRARWCSGSQNSDLFEAALAGLGQCGVITRATVDLVPAKQLARTYRIGYPDIPTFFQDIRVLANRGEFDSLGSIPQPGTAQPLVLWATVFHNPGDTPDGSRLLRGLSPAAASAAFEDYTYLDYMSLVTDMYDAFAANLDWDGKVKPWSDLFLPDGAVEQYVESVFPSLTSEDLGPTGFGLVFPMLRASYGRPLLRLPDETSGPWVWLVSVLTDAARSGPDPEFASRMTDRNYRFYQEAAAVGGVRYPHGACRFTEADWRAHYGSMWQKFTAWKSRYDPSGVLTPGPGIF; translated from the coding sequence ATGACAGAAAGACAGAGCGGTCCCGTCGGCAGACGGCAGTTCCTGGCCCGGTTCGGAGCCGGGACCCTGGCGCTCGTGGCCGGTTTCGATCTGCTCACCCGGCAGTGGGTGACCGAGGCCGCGGCAGCGGACAGCACGTCCTTCGCCACGGCCCCGTCCCTCGACGGGACGCTCGTGTTCGACGCGGAGTCGCTCGCGGCGAACGCGCACGACCAGGGCAACATCGTGTTCCGGACACCCTGCGCGGTGCTGCGTCCGGGGTCGGTGCAGGACATCGGCAAGATGGTCGGCTTCTGCGCCGAACACGGCATCGAGGTCGCCCCGGCCGGTGCCCACCACGCGATGTTCGGCCAACCGCTCGTGAGCGGTGGCCTGGTCGTCGAGATGCGGTCACTGGACACGATCCACTCGATCGGCACGGCCGGCGCCGATGTCGACGCCGGTGTGCTGTGGAAGGACCTGATCGAGGCGGCGTACGAGGAGGGCCTCACTCCGGCGTCGATCACCAGCTACACCAGGACGACGGTCGGCGGGACCCTCTCCATGGGCGGGATCGGGATGATGTCGTCCTACCGGGTCGGCGCCCAGGTCGACCACGCCCGGCGGCTCCAAGTCGTCACCGGCGAGGGCCGGGCGAGGTGGTGCTCCGGCTCGCAGAACAGCGACCTGTTCGAGGCGGCACTCGCCGGACTCGGGCAGTGCGGCGTCATCACCCGGGCCACCGTCGATCTGGTGCCGGCCAAGCAGCTGGCCCGCACCTACCGGATCGGCTACCCGGACATCCCGACGTTCTTCCAGGACATCCGCGTCCTGGCGAACCGGGGCGAGTTCGACTCGCTCGGCAGCATTCCGCAGCCCGGCACGGCACAGCCCCTGGTCCTGTGGGCCACCGTCTTCCACAACCCCGGCGACACCCCCGACGGGTCCCGTCTGCTGCGCGGGCTCAGCCCCGCCGCGGCCTCCGCCGCCTTCGAGGACTACACCTACCTCGACTACATGTCCCTGGTCACCGACATGTACGACGCGTTCGCGGCGAACCTGGACTGGGACGGGAAGGTCAAGCCCTGGTCGGATCTGTTCCTGCCGGACGGCGCCGTCGAGCAGTACGTCGAGTCGGTGTTCCCGTCGCTGACCTCCGAGGACCTGGGCCCGACCGGGTTCGGCCTCGTCTTCCCGATGCTGCGCGCGAGCTACGGCCGACCACTGCTGCGGCTGCCCGACGAGACGAGCGGCCCCTGGGTCTGGCTGGTCAGCGTGCTCACCGACGCGGCCCGGTCCGGCCCCGACCCCGAGTTCGCGTCACGGATGACGGACCGCAACTACCGCTTCTACCAGGAGGCGGCGGCCGTCGGCGGGGTGCGCTACCCCCACGGCGCGTGCCGGTTCACGGAGGCCGACTGGCGGGCGCACTACGGCTCGATGTGGCAGAAGTTCACGGCATGGAAGAGCCGCTACGACCCGTCCGGCGTCCTGACTCCCGGCCCGGGCATCTTCTGA
- a CDS encoding sensor histidine kinase: MTQYIQNPALWALIVVTLAAVALVIRQRRAARALRQEIAGLRNHYGELESQYSDSVRAAQQEAEGETRTALKAAMRTLQGLAAEQQRIISGLQRKYGDSVMLQDLLEIDHMNAQFGRRAQSIAVLCEGWLGRHRDVASVYDVVRSAQGRIRHFQRAHILSKVDFGVTSRAVEPVALALAELLDNATSYSSPDTVVEINVRSVPKGVCIIVDDAGVGMNEEEKARAEKLLTSERVTGVSGLGNPPQFGFAVIGVLCERFGFTVSVDSTSPYGGVRAVVLLPDELLTTMPEPKQPTVSVESVAPRDVPTPVEAARPSAYDSAPESSLPVGTTEDGLPKRRRKRPMALVSNGPSAAPAPRRRSEDTAAIMAAFKQGTDAGRATHPEAGERQSGSHDASSEGHEVQ, from the coding sequence ATGACGCAATACATACAAAATCCGGCGCTCTGGGCACTCATTGTCGTAACCCTTGCCGCCGTCGCCCTGGTCATTCGTCAGCGACGGGCGGCGCGAGCATTACGACAGGAGATCGCAGGGCTCAGAAATCACTACGGTGAATTGGAGAGCCAATACTCGGATTCCGTCCGCGCGGCCCAGCAGGAAGCCGAAGGTGAGACCAGGACGGCTCTGAAGGCCGCCATGCGGACACTCCAGGGTCTCGCCGCGGAGCAGCAGCGCATCATCTCCGGGCTGCAGCGCAAGTACGGCGACTCCGTCATGCTCCAGGACCTCCTGGAGATCGACCACATGAACGCGCAGTTCGGCCGGCGTGCCCAGTCCATCGCCGTGCTGTGCGAGGGCTGGCTCGGCCGCCACCGCGACGTGGCCTCGGTCTACGACGTGGTCCGCAGTGCCCAGGGCCGGATCCGCCACTTCCAGCGGGCGCACATCCTGTCCAAGGTCGACTTCGGCGTCACCAGCCGGGCCGTCGAACCGGTGGCGCTGGCGCTCGCGGAGCTGCTCGACAACGCGACCAGCTACTCCAGCCCGGACACCGTCGTCGAGATCAACGTCCGCTCCGTGCCCAAGGGCGTCTGCATCATCGTCGACGACGCCGGTGTCGGGATGAACGAGGAGGAGAAGGCGAGGGCCGAGAAGCTCCTGACGAGCGAGCGCGTCACGGGTGTCTCGGGACTCGGCAACCCTCCGCAGTTCGGCTTCGCGGTGATCGGTGTGCTCTGCGAGCGGTTCGGCTTCACCGTGTCGGTGGACTCCACCTCCCCCTACGGAGGTGTGCGGGCGGTCGTGCTGCTGCCCGACGAGCTGCTCACCACGATGCCGGAGCCGAAGCAGCCGACGGTGTCGGTGGAATCGGTCGCGCCGCGGGACGTCCCGACTCCTGTGGAGGCGGCGAGGCCGTCCGCGTACGACAGTGCCCCCGAGTCCTCGCTGCCCGTGGGCACGACCGAGGACGGTCTGCCCAAGCGGCGTCGCAAGCGTCCGATGGCCCTGGTCTCCAACGGTCCGTCCGCCGCCCCGGCGCCGCGCCGCCGCAGCGAGGACACGGCAGCGATCATGGCCGCCTTCAAGCAGGGCACGGACGCGGGTCGCGCCACACACCCGGAGGCGGGAGAACGGCAGAGCGGCTCCCATGACGCAAGCAGCGAAGGGCACGAGGTCCAATGA